One Gossypium hirsutum isolate 1008001.06 chromosome A08, Gossypium_hirsutum_v2.1, whole genome shotgun sequence genomic window, AATGAAAATATCAAATGACGGTTGACATGTAACATGCCAAAGGGAGTCTACCTTCTCTACAAATGGGAGATCCAAGTAATCAGGTCCACCTATGCTCAAGTTTAACACATCCATGTTGGTTGCAATAGCATAGTTGAAAGCATCAAGGAACCATGATGTATATGATACCTGCAATAAGCTGAGCACAAAATTCTCATAATCTAACTAAACTTTATATCATAAGTCAAATGCCAAAACAAAAAAACCTCAGGGTATAATGCATTAAACATAAAACTCTTTCATTATCTTGCCTATTCAATATTTATTTCTCAGTTAAAATATATTCTAATTCTAGTATTCTAGTAAAAAAAAGGGTCTGATTTATAAAGGCCAAGGAACAACTTCCAACGACAAtacaaaaaatgaagaaaatttcTAATACCAACATGCGTTACCTGCGCATCCGTGAAAACACGAAACGCATAAATCTCGGTATCAGGTGCAAAACCAAGACACTCAGCATCTTCACCGGCGATAACACCGGCCACAAATGTTCCGTGTCCAAGATTATCATTCAAAGTATCTTCGTTAGTCCAATTAGTACGTTCCTGAAAAGAGTTTGCTCCCATAAGTGAAAATTAAAGTTCCCCATTGAAAAGCCACTTATGTATATacaaacacatatacatatattaatacaCACACCTTAATGTTTCGAAAATGAGGGTGATCAGCACGTATTCCAGTATCGAAAATAGCCATTTTGACTTTGGCACCAGTGTACCCTTTTCGCCAAAGAGCATCAGCTCCGAATAAGGAAGTAACTTGAGACCTCTGCAACATCAAATACAAGTAATTCCACAACTtctttatttaaattctaaaaaaacaaaaggaaTAGAATAGAAAAAACTTTGGGTAATTTACCTGCGACAAAAGATGGCGACTCCAATTAATCGACGAATTACTTAAACCCGAAACATGGCAATGTTTTTCTTCACTAAACGACATCGAAGTAAAAATCTTTCCGGGTCGTTTTCGTCCATTCTCAAAAGCACCACCACCAGCACCAAGCAGACCCCTGTTATAGCTTAAATCAACGTTGACATCTTTAACGAATCCCAGCCTCTCGATTTCCTCAATCAAGGCTTCTTTCACTGAACCCTCGATCGAAACCAGCCCAAAATCGGTGGGGAACTTAGCTGCCGCGTTGCGTCTTTCGATCCATTCCCAGCCGTCGGATCGAAGGTTGGATTCCAAGTAAGAACGATGATCGGATGCCGGTTTGTAGTCAGTGAACCGGATTATGTAGTTGTTACGGACGGTTAGGTTGTTGGATCCGTAATGGGTTAGGGTTTGTTTACGTGTCGGGCTGAAGAGGGGTTTGAAATGGAAGAGGGAAACGGAAAGAAAGGTAACGAAGAAGGCGGATTTGAGAGGAAATGAAAgttgaattatgatcatgatgaAGATGATGGTGATAGGCCGTTAATGGTGAATTAATTTGGCGGGAAAATCCCTTCATAGAAGAAAGGGGAAAAGCCTTTTCTTTTTTGTCCTTCACTTTGAATCTTCAGATTCCGACAACCTCGACGGTCTAAAAACGGAGAACACGAAGGAACTTTTACGATTGTAACGCCACGTGGCTTAAAAACTCTAAATCTTACATGTCGCAGTAAGTGACATGCCCTAATTCTTTAGATGacgaattaaattcaaaaaatatacttTGATTCGTGAGTTTAATACATTTCGAGTATGAAGTTTGATAAATGAGTTTAATAGAGTTAGAGTAATTTGATTAAGTGTCCAATTCAGCTCGAATTTAAGAATTGATATTCGAGTCAAGATTTAGTTaagtatcaaattttaaattttaagttaatttcaagtttaaatttatcACTATTCGAACTCGACTTGATTTTATCTATTtcgaataaattttttatttaaaaaatataattatataaaaattaaaattatttattttataatcgaGTTGAAtcatatctttaaaaaaatatatctaaattcCATTAAATTCGAACTAGATTAGTTCTATCCTCCACCTAAGGGTGTAATCAAGTTAAGTTTAGAATACTAGCAAGCTCAAGGTTGACTCAAAATTTAAAGCTCTATACTTGGCTTGAGCTCAATCAAacatttgtttttatgtttgagCTCACAATTTGAGATATAATTAACTCGTTTTATCATTTTTTGTACTCGAACTCGATTAAGTTCATGTGTATTTAAGCTCGAGCTAGACTCAATAATTAAGCTTatagttaataatatatattaaaggcaataatataatttgataatatgaaaatgtttgaaatatatattaaacaaaaaaacTTAATAAGAATCATAAGTTATTCAGAGTATTACTGAGCTTGAACTTGATTTTAGCTTGAAAATTATCGAATTGAATTCAagttatttttaaattgaattcaaaTAGCTTTTGAGTGCTAATGTCTCATTTGCACCCTTATGATTGCACCTACATTTTATCGGGATAgaatccaaattaaaaaaaaagacatcTGAATAAatgttcatttatttttcattagataaaaaaataaattttaaattagtttttaaattttataatattctaattgagtttttaaagtatcaatattgtattaattaagttatttaactAATCTAATTATCAATTTGAACATTAAATGACAGCTCAAATTTGACGCGACTGTAtttaaaacaaacaaatcaaattaaaaacatgtatatacTTACTATATAGACGACTTGgatataatatattttacaatttggtccatatgttttaaatatgctcCACGACATATTCGAACCtacatttttagggttaattgcACCACGTGTCCTCAATTTATGGTCTAATTTGGTTTATGAACTTCAAAACGTTCTATTTGAGACCTCAAAGTAGTAGAATCATATTAATCAAGTCCTTTAATCAGCCAAACCATTAGTTTGTGCATTAAATGTCAGCTCAAATTTGAtgttaaacatatttaaaatatgtgaatcaaattgtaaaaatttgtaTACTTGTTGTATGAACAACTTATATCTGACTTATTTACAAATTGATTCACACGTTTTAAATATTATCCATGTTAGATTCAAACCAACATTGAATGCTTAAATAGACATATAAGTTGATGGAAGGACTTGGTTGATACTTTTAGGACTCGATTATAACTTTTTGATGTTTacataacaatttaaaatatgatcAATAATTAGACTTGAGCTAAATCGAGCAtcaattttcaaactcaagttcaATTAAGACTTAATGGAGCTACTTGCGCTCGAGCTCGATTAAGCTCGTTCGTGCTCTAGCTTGAGTTCGTTCATACTTAAGctctttctaaaaaaaataagagtaaaatgtaatttcataatataaaatatattaaaaatgaaaaacatgATTAAACTCGCAAGCTATTTGAGTCCGGTATTATGGtgttaaaattcaattcaaccgATAGCTTGAGTTGCTTGAACTTGAACTcgacttaataattattaaattgaatttgagttttttttttttgaagtcaAACTAAAATATCTTAAcatgtttatttatatatatttaaatattttcaaatagtGGCAAACTCGAGCTCAATATCAACTAGAAATTTGAGGCACAATACTTGACTCAAGCATCGATTTCTAAGCTTGAGTTCAACTCGAGACTTAATTGAGTTACTTGAGCTCAATTAAGCTCGTTTATATTCAAGCTCGAACTCGTTCATGTACTTAAACTCATTCTATATAAtaaaggtaaaaataaaatttcacaatataaatatatattaaaatgacaAGCCCAATTAGACTTGTGAAGTGTTCAAATCGAGCATTACAATGTTTGAGTACTCAATCCATAGTTTAAGTCAGTGGCCAAGGCCCCTcctaaaatggaaaatgtttCATTTAagtcctttataatttataaaattttaaatcagtaatggtaaaattacactttaacccttccaaaatgatgaaattttgatttaatcctttaaaaattataaaaaatataggctttaaaatggtaaaattataattttattattgtaaaaatatataatttaattatgcctcaaattttttttttgattcacCCCTAATTTAAGTTGCTCAAACTCGAGATTAAGtcaaaattaccaaattcaattcaatttttttaaattaaactcaaataacTTACTAACATTAATCTCTCATTAATCGcttaaacaaaatataatattaactgAAAACAATTagtatctttaacagaaacataACGGAAATTCATAACGggataaaattagttaaattcgttaaaattgtatttttttcttcttcttttttatcgaACATTTCGGCACCCATTGACATGCTTTTAGATACAATTGTCTTTTCTTAGACAAAATTTACCTTTTCTTTCTTCATAATTTATGTTAATCTATTAACAaccgaaataaaaataaataaaaaccctttGTTTAGCctctcatttttaaaattgtagttttttttttgtgaaatatataaaatgctgttataactaaaaaaataaatataaataaaaaccctTTATATTCTTTGTTGTTTacacaaagaagaaaaagaagaagagaaaaataaagaagataatTGAGACAATGGTTCGAGCATTGTCTCGTCGATGTAGCATTCAAAGTTGGGGATCTTTTCGTATTAGGCGAACAAATCATGATGATCATGATGATGATCACGATGATGATGATCATAAGCAGCAACAACAATTGAGGACCATTGATGCAAGAAATACAAATAAACCAACGGAGGATCAACCCCCTTCTATAGGAGAGGCTCCCAAGGAGAAGCCCCAATCAGGTTTGCAAATATTAAAATtctaactttaaaatttattcgatatcgatatatattttttaaaatttgaggttAGATGTTTTCGGGTATATATACCTAAAAGTTGAGTCAAAATTGAGTTTTGGGACGGTCCTGCCACGCCATATTGTAACCTTTAGCCTTAACATGGAGAAAAAGCGGGGAAAGGTTAAATATGCTAAGATAAGAAGTTTATAATTCGACTttgatgtctttttttttttaactcaaaatgAGATAGTTTCGgatatatatacttaaaaatCGAGTCAAAGTCGGGGCTTGAGATGGTTTTGCCTCGCCATGTTGTAACCCTTAACCTTAACATGGAGacgaaagagaaaaaaaaactaaatatgcTAATATATGAAATTCAAACTTGTTTAATGTCACCTTTTAAACTTATTCGGTTTAGATGTCTTTTTTTTCTTCCAATTTAAGGCAAGATAGTTTCGGGTATATATACCTAAAATTTGAGTCAAAAGTTGGGGTTTAATACCGTCTTGCCGCACCATGTTGTAACCCAAAACCTCAACATGGTGATAAGGGCAAAAAAAATGCTAAGTTTTGAACTTTAAATTTGTTTGATGTCACCTTTTAAGGTTATTTGATTTTGATGTCTTCAAGGTGAGACGATTTTGGGTCAAAAGTTGAGGCCCAAGACCGTTTTGCCTTATTATGTTGTAACATTTTTGTTCGGTCATGTTGTGATCTTTGGCTTCAACATAAgataaagaaagagaggtgaagATATAGAGATTTTAACTTTAAACTTCAATTTCAATGTCTTCTTTTAGAATTCAATTTGAGACAATTTCAAGTGTATATACTTAAAAGTTGAGCTAAAGTTGGGATTTGAGACCATCCCGGTTTACCATATTGTAACTCTTAACCTCATCATAgagataaaaaaagtttaaagatGCAAAGATATGAACTTTAAACTTGTTAAATGTCAACTTTTAAATTTCAGGATGCGGTATATGCTTAAAAGTCGGATCATGTTGGTGTCAAGTTGAAAAAAAGAACAGCATTGTTTGGCCTCCTTGCGATCCTTGACCTCAACATAGGATAAGGAAAAATTGGTTGAAGATATtgagattttaattttaaatttgttcgAAACACCTTTTAAATTTCAATGAGGGACCTAAAACTTGGTTAGATTAAGTTGaggtgaaaggaaaaaaaaaaaaaaaaagtaccccATCTAGTCTTATTGCTATCTTTTAGTAAAGGTCAGACGATCATCGGGGCCAAAAGGGATTTGAcccacaaaaatatttaaaaatttaattaggcCCCCaagttttttttgtaaattaccGTTaagctttcaaaattttaattatgcctaccaaaattttaaaatattctcattaaattccttaaaaaatCTACATCCGCCACTAATCCTTAGCCTTAGAATGgggataaaaaaagaaaatgaaaaagggttGTTGATAATTAGATTTAAACTTTAAATCTATTTATGCCATGTTTTAAAATTGATTTCATgagttaactaaattaaattttggattagaattattattattctttaaaattgttattgttattattttgggTGATTTAGATATGGATCAAATGAAGGAAAGGTTTGCTAAGTTGCTTTTAGGTGAAGACATGTCTGGAGGAGGCAAAGGTGTTTCTTCGGCTTTGGCTTTGTCGAATGCAGTGACGAATCTAGCCGGTAAGAATGTTTTGTTCGTTGTTTATGTCTGAATATATGTCGAACATATACGATACAAATGTaataaaagtttgattttgaGCTTAATTATATAATGTAGCATCCATTTTTGGAGAGCAAGGGAAATTGGCACCAATGGCACCAGAAAGGAAAGCTAGATGGAGAAAAGAAATGGATTGGCTTTTATCTGTAACTGATCACATTGTTGAATTTGTTCCTTCACAACAAAAATCGAAAGACGGGACGAATATGGAGGTACAGATCCGACCACATAGGAGTCACGATTTCTTATAAAAACTTGATGTACTTCAATGTTTGCATTTTTTGTTACTGCTTTTAatattgttttgattttgatAGATTATGGTCACGAAACAAAGGAAGGATTTGCTTGTTAACATACCCGGCCTACGAAAGCTCGATACGTTACTTATCGTACGTAATCACATCTTTCTAACATGATTAAAATTGGGACAGTGCTACGGTTGCTAATTGAATTATAATGTAATAGGATACACTAGACAATTTCGGACAAGAACAAGAGTTTTGGTATGTGTCGAAAAATGATGATCCGGAAAATGAAAGTAGTCGGAGGGAAGGGAAATGGTGGCATCCGAAAGTTAAGGTTCCACCAAACGGGTTGTCGGAGACATCGCGAAGATGGTTGTTGTCCGAAAAAGAAGCTGTGAGCCAAGTACTAAAAGCAGCCATGGCCATTAATGCTTCGGTCCTATCTGAAATTGAAGTCCCCGAGAGTTACATCGATTCCCTCCCTAAGGTAAAAGAAATTCAACTCATTGGAAACTAAAACGTTGaacaatttttcataattttgatcGATGTTCGCCGTGATGTCGATATAGAATGGGAGATCAAGCCTTGGTGATTCAGTTTATAAAAGTATAACGGTTGAATACTTCGATCCAGCGCAATTCCTTTCGTCTATGGATTTGTCAACCGAACACAAAGTTCTCGACCTTAAGAATAGAATCGAAGCATCGATAATTATTTGGAAGAGGAAGATGCATCATAAAGAAGGAAAGTCGTCCTGGGGTTCCGCCGTTAGTATAGAGAAACGGGAACTCTTCGAAGAGAGAGTCGAGACGATCCTTCACCTACTTAAGTATCGATTTCCGGGGCTTCCACAATCCTCACTCGATATATCTAAGATCCAAGATAACAAGGTAATAAGTATAACGATAATATTGTAGTTATTATTTCCTCGATGTATTCAAATTCATAAGATTTTACACTATTTCGAACATTCGCAGGACATAGGACATGCTATCCTGGAAAGCTATTCGAGGATTATCGAAAGTTTGGCTTTTTCAATCTTGTCGAGAATCGAGGACGTCCTTCATGCCGATAGCCTTGCACAATCCTCGTCCTCGAATTCCGATGATGACGCCACAAGGTTGAGTTCTGCGGAGACACCGACGCTCTTGGATTTCATGGGTTGGGGCATTGATCCCCTAAAAAGAAGTCCAATTGATATGGAAAACTTGTTTAAGGTTGATAGTGACAAAAAAGCATCCAAGCCTCCGGTTAGTCCGACTCCAAGACCTCCCATTCCCGAGTTGAGTGACAATTGATATGAAAAATTGATCGACGATTAATCGATGGTAACCTTACAAAGGAAAGGAAAACAAGAGGAACACTAAACATTAGAAGCAAAGCTtgcattatgtatatatattttaatatactcAAACCTAGGATTTTCGATGTAACAATAACTTCGCATAATTTACCTTGTTCTTCATTCAGAATTTCGACCTCAAAAGTGATTAGTTTAAGTCTTAAAATTGATGCATTTGAGAACATTCGATCAAATTAagtgaaaaaattttaagttgaatGAAATGATTTTCTTTACAAGAGTATTATTTTATAATCTCAATTCGATTTGATTTTCTTTATATCAagttgagtgaaatgaaattcgagtcaaattaaattaaaaaataaaacaaaccatAGTGAAATCTTATTGACAATAtgactaatttttaatttaaaaaacataaaaaccttgaatatatatttatttaagaactcttttaaaaaaacaagaggaaaaaaagataattaaaatggTCAACTTAATTTGATAATCTagcctcaaatttatcattttggatttttaaaaaatatatataaatttagcattagtatataaattttgaaatttttgaattatatatttataaaatattgaaagaaaaatgttttatgaatattttgaatttttaaagattattttgaattttcttttgtaACTTTTTTGTGAGAACCTTTAATTGTGAATATTGAATAagatttttttctcttaatttttggatttttagtgtagtttacccttttcttTTTACTGGTTGTCCTGttaatattatttacttaattattaaatataatttacatgaccaaacaagaaaataaatagagaaataaaaattactataaaaaatcTACAATATTTTACACTATTGAGAGTAATTTTATAATCTTCAAAATCTCGAACACCAAGTCACCCTTTCTTATTTGAGAAAGAAACACATTAAAGATTAAAgtgagaaaaatattatattttaaaaataaaaatgatatattaattctAAATGAGATATGCCGATGACAATCCAATAATAGAATTATCAATATAACACTTTAAAATTAACAATTAGACTTTAAttgtgaaatctaaaaagtatacAAATTAATTCCCTACAATTAAAAAAGAGGGActaaaactaaatttcaaataaatgaaTAGTATAGAaactttaaacatattttaacctcatATATGATgtgacatttttttattttcaggtgatgataTAGCATAAACTCAAGGTGCCATTGCATCAAATAATGTAGATGGAAATCAAATTTATGGTAAAAGGATCACAAAGGCCCCTGTATTAGGAGTCAAAATTCATTTTGTCTCCTAAAAAAAGTAAGTAgtcattatatgttaaatcaaagagtaaatcgATTTTCTCATTAACAATTTTATCCATTTGTACTATTGAAAATTGCCGTGCCACTTGTACCTTATGTTGAtgtaaaaaaactaattttttaacagaataacccatttactctttaatctcacAGACAAAGTCTAATTTGTCTTTTTTAAAAAGATGgaacaaaatacaatctgactcctagtacagTGACCTTCATAATactttttactcaaattcatggATCAAATAGATCTAGTTACCAAATTTAAGCACTAGTGTGAAAAAACATATATGTACCAAAgtgaatttaattgataaatttaagGGAAAAATGTATATTACCCTTTTATGAAAAGAGCATAGAAGATAtggtattttcttttttaaaagatAACATTTGAGTCGTCAACGCAAAAGGAAAATGATAGCGAGACCGCGGATGCGTGCACTTATATTGTCGTTATGTACTTTTCCTGGGGTTAATTTCACCATAAGTCCCTAAATTATCTTTaaacttcaaattattttaattaaattcgtAAAATATTCATATTGTATTGATCATGTCtttttttcaatgtaattgtCAATCTAGCTGTTAAATGATAAATTCAGATCCCACacgatatatatatttaaaatatataaattaaattataatgtatATACGAATTTTTTACCCaatgatataaataataataataactcaaATGGTACGTgcatgaaaatatttattaaaatggtaCGTTTGTTATAGTATTCTGTCAGTATTGTCTAGAAATATGATGACTTAAAATATTTAGGGACCTGATatgtaaattttctattttgattgGCTGCTAAAAGAACTTTTGTGCGGCATCAAACTTTAAATAATGTAAATTGCTTCAtaaaccctttttatttattattttcttttattccccttcaacacCAAAAATAGGGAGACATCTTACTAATTACTTTAAAAA contains:
- the LOC107932834 gene encoding rho guanine nucleotide exchange factor 8: MVRALSRRCSIQSWGSFRIRRTNHDDHDDDHDDDDHKQQQQLRTIDARNTNKPTEDQPPSIGEAPKEKPQSDMDQMKERFAKLLLGEDMSGGGKGVSSALALSNAVTNLAASIFGEQGKLAPMAPERKARWRKEMDWLLSVTDHIVEFVPSQQKSKDGTNMEIMVTKQRKDLLVNIPGLRKLDTLLIDTLDNFGQEQEFWYVSKNDDPENESSRREGKWWHPKVKVPPNGLSETSRRWLLSEKEAVSQVLKAAMAINASVLSEIEVPESYIDSLPKNGRSSLGDSVYKSITVEYFDPAQFLSSMDLSTEHKVLDLKNRIEASIIIWKRKMHHKEGKSSWGSAVSIEKRELFEERVETILHLLKYRFPGLPQSSLDISKIQDNKDIGHAILESYSRIIESLAFSILSRIEDVLHADSLAQSSSSNSDDDATRLSSAETPTLLDFMGWGIDPLKRSPIDMENLFKVDSDKKASKPPVSPTPRPPIPELSDN